From the Acetobacteroides hydrogenigenes genome, the window TGCATCTACTCGCACAAGAGCAACGAGGGGGCGCATAAGCTGATGCTCGATATTCTTGGAGGAACGCCACTGCTGCAGCTCGAGCTTAGGTTGGGCGAAGGAACCGGAGCGCTAGTTGCCTACCCTATCCTAGAGTCAGCCATCTGCATGATCAACAACATGAGTTCATTTAGCGCGGCTAAGGTTACCCGTAGCTTTAACTAGTACCTTTAACACAGAGACACTGAGAGCACAGAGATTTTATTTTTTTTTACAGATTTATCCTGTGGCCTCTGTATCTCTGCGTCTCTGTGTTGAATAAAATCGTCTCTGTGTTTAATAAATAGAAGATGAATAAATCCCAGTTCCTCATTACCGCTCCCCACAGCGGTTCGGGCAAAACGCTGGTAACGCTGGCGCTGCTTCGCCATTTGAAAGGTCGTGGGTTAAAGGTTCAACCCTTTAAGTGTGGTCCCGACTACCTCGACACCAAGCTGCACGAGGTGGCCGCCGGATGTAGCTGCTACAATCTCGATCTCTTCATGGCTGATGCCGATGGCGTGCGGAAGCGCTATGCCCATCAGGCTTTTCAGGCTGATGTCTCCGTAGTTGAGGGAGTAATGGGGATGTTCGACGGGTACGACCGCCACCTAGGAAGCAGCGCCGAAGTGGCCAAGACGCTCAACATCCCCGTGGTGCTGGTGGTAAACGCTAAGGCCATGGCGCACTCAGTGGCTCCACTGCTAAAGGGATTCGCCACCTACGATTCCGATGTTCAAGTGGCTGGCGTTATCTTCAACTTTGTGGGCAGCACCTCGCACTACCAGATGCTAAAGATGGCTGCCGAGGAGGTGGGCGTAGAACCTCTTGGTTGGATTGCCAAGAACGATGAGCTGCGGTTGGAGTCGCGCCATCTAGGACTACAAACCGAAGATTCGGAGATGGTGGATGAGGTCTGTAACAAGGCTGCTAGCTCCATCTTTACAAACGTAAACATCGACCGGTTGCTGGAGGTTACAGCATCGTCTAAACCTACTTTTGTTGAGCAGCCGGCACCTTCATCAACTAAAATAAGAATTGCTGTAGCTCGGGATGCAGCGTTTAACTTTATCTACCCGGCTAACATAGAGGCGCTGGAGCAGCAGGGAACCATCACCTACTTCTCTCCTATTAGCGACAGCCACCTTCCCGAGGCCGATTTCGTTTACCTTCCCGGGGGATATCCCGAGTTCCACGCCGAGCAGCTGTCGGCCAACCATGCAATGTTGGAATCTATCAGAAATTACTGCAGCAGCGGTGGCGCCATGCTCGCCGAATGTGGAGGGATGATCTACCTCGGTAGCCACCTTACCCTTAAGGATGGCACCAGCTACCCGATGGTTGGCTTCTTCGATTTTGGCACTACCTTTAGGGATGCCAAATGCACGCTGGGCTACCGTAAGGCGATGCTTGGAAGCGTTGAGGTTCGCGGTCACGAGTTCCACTACAGCCGCTCGGAGGGCGAGCTACCCGCTTCGGTTGCCGAGGTGCTAAGCGCCACCTGCAATCCCTGCAGCACGGGCATCTACCTAAAGAATCGAACGCTGGCCTCCTACTTCCACTTCTTCTGGGGCGATGGAGGGCATTCGATGGTAGAGATCATAAATAGGATATCTATGATTGAAAGTTTAGGGAAACGATGAACTGAGCGTACTCCCCTCCTTTTTAAGGAGGGATCGGCGAAGCCGGGGGTGGTTATAGTTGAAAAATAGAAAGAGTATTGT encodes:
- a CDS encoding cobyrinate a,c-diamide synthase, with translation MNKSQFLITAPHSGSGKTLVTLALLRHLKGRGLKVQPFKCGPDYLDTKLHEVAAGCSCYNLDLFMADADGVRKRYAHQAFQADVSVVEGVMGMFDGYDRHLGSSAEVAKTLNIPVVLVVNAKAMAHSVAPLLKGFATYDSDVQVAGVIFNFVGSTSHYQMLKMAAEEVGVEPLGWIAKNDELRLESRHLGLQTEDSEMVDEVCNKAASSIFTNVNIDRLLEVTASSKPTFVEQPAPSSTKIRIAVARDAAFNFIYPANIEALEQQGTITYFSPISDSHLPEADFVYLPGGYPEFHAEQLSANHAMLESIRNYCSSGGAMLAECGGMIYLGSHLTLKDGTSYPMVGFFDFGTTFRDAKCTLGYRKAMLGSVEVRGHEFHYSRSEGELPASVAEVLSATCNPCSTGIYLKNRTLASYFHFFWGDGGHSMVEIINRISMIESLGKR